One bacterium genomic region harbors:
- the rny gene encoding ribonuclease Y, protein MDELYVLIPMLAVVIVVFFYLGWMMNSRIGKKSILTAEEQAKKILEDADKDAKNIKREKLLEVKDEWYKKKTEFDREVQQKRQKLTALEKQIQLREENSEKKFDLILQKERENKKFEQELNHQQKSIEKKLEDINRLEQEQNAKLEKISGLSSEEAKKILMENLVNDAKTQAASIIKDITDKAKADGKREAQKIIVQSIQRTAADHSIESTVSVVQIQNDEMKGRIIGKEGRNIRAFESSTGVDVIVDDTPEAVILSSFDQFRREVARVSLERLISDGRIHPARIEEVVEKVKQELEEEMVRDGENVVLQLGLHNMHNELIKHIGKMKYRSSFGQNLMQHSIEVAYLTGIMASELGMEASLAKRAGLLHDVGKTVDKSVEGPHALIGYEFTKKYNENPIVVNAVGSHHEDIEMEHPIAALVQAADAISGARPGARREPLESYVKRLENLESLAKSFEGVAKTYAIQAGREVRVVVEHEKIDDILADKLAKEIAAKIESEMEYPGQIKVTVIREVRKIGYAK, encoded by the coding sequence ATGGACGAACTGTATGTACTAATACCGATGCTCGCTGTTGTGATAGTTGTGTTCTTTTACCTTGGCTGGATGATGAATTCCAGGATTGGTAAAAAAAGTATATTAACGGCCGAAGAACAGGCAAAAAAAATTCTTGAAGATGCTGATAAAGATGCCAAGAATATTAAAAGAGAAAAACTTTTAGAAGTAAAAGATGAATGGTACAAGAAGAAAACTGAATTTGATAGGGAAGTCCAGCAGAAACGACAGAAGCTTACTGCATTAGAGAAGCAGATACAGCTGAGAGAAGAGAATAGCGAGAAAAAATTTGACCTTATTCTTCAAAAAGAACGGGAGAATAAAAAGTTTGAACAGGAGCTGAACCACCAGCAAAAATCGATTGAGAAAAAGCTGGAAGACATCAATCGACTTGAGCAGGAACAAAATGCGAAACTAGAAAAAATTTCCGGACTATCCTCAGAAGAAGCAAAAAAAATTCTGATGGAAAATCTTGTTAATGATGCTAAAACTCAGGCAGCTTCGATAATAAAAGATATTACAGACAAAGCAAAAGCTGATGGGAAAAGAGAAGCTCAAAAGATAATTGTCCAATCCATCCAGAGAACCGCAGCGGATCATTCCATAGAAAGCACTGTTTCCGTAGTCCAGATTCAGAATGATGAGATGAAAGGCAGAATTATAGGAAAAGAAGGAAGAAACATTCGTGCATTTGAATCAAGTACCGGTGTTGATGTTATTGTTGACGATACTCCCGAAGCAGTGATTCTATCTTCTTTCGATCAGTTCAGAAGAGAAGTTGCTCGAGTCTCTCTGGAAAGATTAATTTCTGACGGAAGAATTCATCCTGCGAGGATTGAAGAAGTGGTTGAAAAAGTTAAGCAGGAACTTGAAGAAGAAATGGTGCGCGACGGTGAGAACGTGGTTCTGCAATTAGGTTTGCATAATATGCATAATGAACTGATAAAGCATATCGGAAAAATGAAATACCGCTCAAGCTTTGGTCAGAATTTAATGCAACACAGTATTGAAGTGGCTTATCTTACCGGTATCATGGCTTCTGAACTCGGAATGGAAGCTAGTTTAGCAAAACGTGCAGGTTTGCTTCATGATGTTGGCAAAACTGTTGATAAAAGTGTTGAAGGTCCTCATGCACTCATTGGATATGAGTTCACAAAGAAGTACAATGAAAATCCTATTGTAGTCAACGCAGTTGGTTCACACCACGAAGATATTGAGATGGAACATCCGATAGCCGCTTTAGTTCAGGCAGCAGATGCAATAAGCGGTGCAAGACCAGGTGCACGTCGTGAACCACTTGAAAGTTATGTTAAGAGATTGGAAAATCTTGAATCACTCGCAAAATCATTTGAAGGCGTTGCAAAGACGTACGCAATTCAAGCCGGAAGAGAAGTAAGAGTTGTAGTTGAACATGAAAAAATTGATGATATCCTTGCTGATAAACTTGCAAAAGAAATTGCCGCAAAGATTGAAAGTGAAATGGAATACCCCGGACAAATAAAAGTCACAGTTATCCGGGAAGTAAGAAAAATAGGATATGCTAAATAA
- a CDS encoding cell division protein ZapA, with the protein MMEKKKLKIKIFDKEYSLLVENEEIAKELAIYVNKVMEETKDELPDQPAQTIAIIACLNIAYDLFLEKNKNREFLIQASDKVKRIKLLLSEQQAVDPS; encoded by the coding sequence CTGATGGAAAAAAAGAAGCTGAAAATAAAAATATTTGACAAAGAGTATTCGCTCCTTGTTGAAAATGAAGAAATAGCAAAAGAGCTGGCTATTTATGTTAATAAAGTTATGGAAGAGACCAAAGATGAATTGCCGGATCAGCCGGCACAGACAATAGCCATTATCGCTTGTTTGAATATAGCATACGATTTATTTTTAGAGAAAAATAAAAACAGAGAATTTTTAATTCAGGCTTCGGATAAAGTTAAAAGAATTAAACTGCTTCTATCAGAACAACAAGCTGTTGACCCATCATAA
- the rplT gene encoding 50S ribosomal protein L20, with product MPKAKNNVASRKRRRKVLKLAKGYWGNRGNVWTVAKNAVEKGLVHAYRDRKSKKRIYRQLWITRINAAVRPHGLSYSKFINALDTKGVVINRKVLANLAVDNPDAFSELVKFAAN from the coding sequence ATGCCAAAAGCAAAGAATAACGTTGCTTCAAGAAAACGAAGAAGAAAAGTATTAAAACTGGCTAAAGGTTACTGGGGTAATCGTGGTAACGTTTGGACGGTAGCCAAAAATGCTGTTGAGAAAGGTCTCGTTCACGCATACCGTGACAGAAAATCAAAAAAGAGAATCTACAGACAGTTATGGATTACAAGAATAAACGCTGCAGTCAGACCTCATGGACTGAGCTATTCAAAATTCATAAATGCTCTTGATACAAAGGGAGTTGTAATCAACAGGAAGGTTCTTGCTAATCTTGCAGTTGATAATCCCGACGCTTTCTCTGAACTTGTTAAGTTCGCTGCTAATTAA
- the rpmI gene encoding 50S ribosomal protein L35: MPKMKSNRGASKTFRKTASGKFKRNKAYKSHILSSKSTKRKRQLRKATLVSEADQKRVSLMVQ; the protein is encoded by the coding sequence ATGCCAAAGATGAAGAGTAACCGGGGTGCTTCCAAAACTTTCAGGAAAACTGCTTCGGGAAAATTTAAAAGAAATAAGGCTTATAAAAGTCATATTCTGTCTTCAAAATCTACAAAGAGAAAAAGACAGTTAAGGAAGGCTACGTTAGTATCAGAAGCCGACCAAAAAAGAGTAAGTTTAATGGTTCAATAA
- the pheS gene encoding phenylalanine--tRNA ligase subunit alpha, protein MQISEIERISKDFSLEIEKVSAPGELEQVRIKYLSRNGIITKLFDDLKALTGEEKPLFGKLLNNLRNNANQLFNEKKSSIESTKTLDSSKIDLTLPGKTIKLGSRHILTQTLTEIKSIFKGLGFSVYDGPELESDYYNFEALNFPPDHPARDMQDTFFVGEKFVLRTHTTPVQIRIMEKEKPPIRAIMPGRVYRNEAISSRSYCMFHQVDGIYVDTDVSFAELKGTLVAFAEQFYGEGLKYRFRPSFFPFTEPSAEMDITCYICNGKGCRVCKYSGWLEILGCGMVDPNVFKYVNYDSEKYSGYAFGMGIERIAMLKYGIDDIRIFFENDLRFLKQF, encoded by the coding sequence ATGCAGATCTCCGAAATAGAGAGAATCAGTAAAGACTTCAGCCTGGAAATTGAAAAGGTTTCAGCACCGGGTGAGCTTGAACAAGTTAGAATTAAATACCTCAGCCGAAATGGAATTATTACGAAACTGTTCGATGATCTTAAAGCTCTTACCGGAGAAGAGAAACCGTTATTCGGTAAACTGCTGAACAATCTCAGGAATAATGCAAATCAATTATTCAATGAGAAGAAATCATCGATTGAGTCCACTAAAACTTTAGATTCATCAAAAATAGATTTAACACTTCCCGGAAAAACTATTAAGCTGGGAAGCAGGCATATTCTCACGCAAACTCTTACTGAAATAAAATCAATTTTTAAAGGACTTGGTTTTTCTGTTTACGATGGTCCCGAACTTGAATCCGATTATTACAACTTTGAAGCATTAAACTTTCCTCCGGATCATCCAGCGAGGGATATGCAGGATACTTTTTTTGTTGGTGAAAAGTTTGTACTGCGCACGCACACAACTCCGGTTCAAATCAGAATTATGGAAAAGGAAAAACCTCCGATAAGAGCGATAATGCCCGGCCGTGTTTACAGGAATGAAGCAATCAGTTCAAGGAGCTATTGTATGTTCCACCAGGTTGATGGAATTTATGTTGATACTGATGTTTCGTTTGCCGAATTGAAGGGAACGCTTGTAGCTTTCGCAGAGCAATTTTATGGTGAAGGATTGAAGTACCGATTCAGACCAAGCTTTTTCCCATTTACTGAACCAAGTGCTGAAATGGATATCACCTGCTACATCTGTAACGGAAAAGGATGCAGAGTTTGTAAATACAGCGGCTGGCTTGAAATTCTTGGCTGCGGAATGGTTGATCCAAACGTATTTAAATATGTCAACTATGATTCGGAAAAATACAGCGGATATGCTTTCGGAATGGGTATCGAAAGAATTGCAATGCTGAAGTATGGAATTGATGATATAAGAATATTTTTTGAAAATGATCTGCGTTTTCTCAAACAATTTTAA
- the tsaD gene encoding tRNA (adenosine(37)-N6)-threonylcarbamoyltransferase complex transferase subunit TsaD has translation MADSRKLNILGIESSCDETSVAVLINNEVKANLISSQHFHKAFGGVVPELSSRAHLQMIKPLIDSALKTAGLKLTELDLITATAGPGLIGALLVGLTYAKGLSFSLNKPFVAVNHIEGHIFSGFLMEQKPEFPMLVLVVSGGHTLLLYVESFTKIYLLGTTVDDAAGEAFDKVSKLLGFGYPGGPQIEASALKGDENTIKFPIAELKDEFNFSFSGLKTSVLRYVQNNFPEKEIPEKDLNNISASFQKALVEALIRKVNLALNNFKIKSLSLVGGVAANKKLRNEMKILGEKFNIPCIIPSMEYCGDNAAMIALRGFQLYQSGVKDELSVKPYPAIPADHFLRMKL, from the coding sequence ATGGCTGATTCCCGGAAATTAAATATCCTGGGAATTGAAAGCTCCTGTGACGAAACTTCGGTTGCCGTACTTATAAATAATGAAGTAAAAGCTAACCTGATTTCATCTCAACATTTTCACAAAGCATTTGGTGGAGTGGTCCCTGAGTTATCGAGCAGAGCACATCTTCAAATGATAAAACCTCTGATTGATTCAGCGTTGAAAACAGCAGGATTAAAATTAACTGAACTTGATTTGATCACTGCGACAGCAGGTCCTGGATTGATCGGTGCTTTGCTTGTGGGACTTACGTATGCTAAAGGTTTATCATTTTCATTGAACAAACCCTTTGTTGCTGTAAACCACATCGAAGGGCATATATTTTCAGGTTTTCTGATGGAACAAAAACCTGAATTTCCTATGCTGGTACTTGTTGTATCAGGAGGTCACACATTATTACTTTATGTTGAAAGTTTCACAAAAATTTATCTTCTCGGTACAACTGTCGATGATGCCGCAGGTGAAGCATTTGATAAAGTATCAAAGCTGCTTGGATTTGGATATCCCGGTGGTCCTCAGATTGAAGCCAGCGCTTTAAAAGGTGACGAGAATACTATAAAATTTCCTATTGCAGAATTGAAGGATGAATTTAATTTTTCTTTCAGTGGATTGAAGACATCTGTACTTCGTTATGTTCAAAATAATTTTCCTGAAAAAGAAATTCCAGAAAAAGATTTGAACAACATTTCCGCATCATTTCAGAAAGCACTGGTTGAAGCGCTGATTCGTAAAGTAAATCTCGCTTTAAATAATTTTAAAATAAAATCATTGTCCCTCGTTGGTGGTGTTGCAGCAAACAAGAAATTAAGAAACGAAATGAAAATTCTCGGTGAAAAATTTAACATTCCCTGCATAATTCCTTCTATGGAATATTGCGGTGATAATGCTGCAATGATTGCGTTAAGAGGATTTCAGCTTTATCAATCTGGCGTGAAGGATGAATTAAGCGTTAAACCTTATCCTGCAATTCCAGCAGATCATTTCCTCAGGATGAAGTTATAA
- a CDS encoding proline dehydrogenase family protein, whose protein sequence is MSIFHDLLVKTVKLMPENIVWIFSKKYIAGKTLQSAIDTVKELNSKGILATLDVLGESVKSKEEATEAKNKALEVLEAIVKNRLNANLSIKPTQMGLAIDKEFAYHQIKELVKRASEINNFVRIDMEDSPYTDLTIEVYKRIYEEYSNVGIVLQAYLKRTSNDTIVLNKIGTNYRLCKGIYIEPATIAYKEKQAIRDNFMKSLELMLKNGNYVGIATHDKYLIDKSYELIKSLNIPKDMFEFQMLLGVREDLRDKINKDGYKIRIYVPFGNDWYKYSIRRLQENPNIAGHIVKEFFAFR, encoded by the coding sequence GTGTCCATATTTCATGATCTTCTTGTAAAAACTGTAAAACTGATGCCTGAAAACATTGTATGGATATTTTCAAAAAAATACATAGCAGGTAAAACCCTCCAATCAGCTATTGATACTGTTAAAGAGCTAAATTCAAAAGGAATACTCGCAACACTGGATGTGCTCGGTGAATCCGTAAAGTCAAAGGAAGAAGCAACTGAAGCTAAGAACAAAGCTCTCGAAGTGCTCGAAGCAATTGTTAAGAATAGGCTAAATGCCAACCTTTCCATCAAGCCTACTCAAATGGGATTAGCAATTGATAAAGAATTCGCATACCATCAAATAAAAGAATTAGTAAAGAGAGCGAGCGAAATAAATAATTTTGTCAGAATTGATATGGAAGATTCGCCGTACACAGATCTGACCATTGAAGTTTATAAAAGAATTTATGAAGAATACAGTAATGTTGGTATTGTGCTTCAGGCTTATTTAAAGCGAACTTCAAATGATACTATTGTTTTAAATAAAATCGGAACGAACTACAGACTTTGTAAAGGAATATATATCGAGCCGGCTACAATTGCCTATAAAGAGAAGCAAGCGATACGAGATAATTTTATGAAGAGTCTCGAGCTAATGTTAAAGAATGGAAATTATGTCGGAATAGCAACTCACGATAAATATTTGATTGATAAATCTTATGAACTAATAAAATCGCTCAACATTCCAAAAGATATGTTTGAGTTCCAGATGCTTCTTGGAGTAAGAGAAGACCTTCGTGATAAAATCAACAAAGATGGCTATAAGATTAGAATCTACGTTCCTTTCGGTAATGATTGGTACAAATATTCAATCAGAAGACTTCAGGAAAATCCGAATATTGCCGGACATATCGTTAAAGAATTTTTTGCTTTCCGCTAA
- a CDS encoding phenylalanine--tRNA ligase subunit beta, whose translation MKISLNWIKEYVNLDGISTDELIEKLTMSGLEVEDYEDQNKKYLGMVVGLVKDVQKHPNADKLTVCTVFDGSSDLQVVCGAPNVAKGQNVVFAPIGSIIPNGNMEMKKIKIRGIESNGMICAEDELELSDDHSGILVLDENLSAGTTISEALGLNDVILEVAVTPNRPDALSHIGVARDLAAIFNRDLRIPRLDFQESQQEIKQLASVEIEDKINCPRYSAKVVAGITIKESPEWLKNKLKKIGLRPINNVVDVTNFILHELGQPLHAFDLDQVSGKKIVVKSLQDQLKFTTLDSKERILPAGTMMICDGKREVAIAGVMGGENSEVTETTKNILIESAYFNPTSIRRTSKKLQLSTDSSYRFERGTDPSNTVYAAQRAAQIIASIAGGEIAKGIIDEYPTKVRQKEITLRLNRMNKLLGYEVPKSEVMRILQKLGINLLKDMGESLEVIIPSYRPDIEREVDLIEEVARIAGYEKIPVIEKVSITLHKRKDDFEFEEKIRETILSLGFNEMVNNPLRSETEAKITGDPIEITNPQSRDMAFLRTSLVVSALSAVSNNIKKGEKDLAVFEIGNTFKMLKENLNAFQDFEEKKKLLLILSGKKNTRQWYTGEIEYDIYDLKGMVNSFLSKISLDYVLNDSYNSIQNKIYDYQFTVNFKDSVFGTGGKLNQNVLKIFDITQPVYAFESDLEVIQKLTGLRRAFSELLKYPKVYRDFAFLFDKSINYSSVKEFILKESDKILKSVELFDLFESKEIGDDKKSMAFNLEYYDYSRTLTDEEVDKDFQNLIGKVTKQFNATLRGK comes from the coding sequence TTGAAGATCTCTTTAAACTGGATTAAAGAATATGTTAACCTTGATGGAATCTCAACTGATGAGCTAATCGAAAAGTTAACTATGTCCGGACTTGAAGTTGAGGATTACGAAGACCAAAATAAAAAGTATCTCGGAATGGTTGTCGGGTTAGTAAAAGATGTACAAAAACATCCTAATGCAGATAAGCTGACTGTCTGTACTGTTTTTGATGGAAGTTCAGATTTACAGGTTGTGTGTGGAGCACCAAACGTTGCAAAAGGACAAAACGTTGTTTTTGCACCGATTGGTTCCATAATTCCAAATGGAAATATGGAAATGAAAAAAATTAAGATACGTGGTATAGAATCCAACGGAATGATCTGCGCTGAAGATGAACTTGAATTAAGCGATGATCATTCTGGAATTTTAGTTCTTGATGAAAACCTTTCTGCGGGAACAACAATAAGCGAAGCACTTGGATTGAACGATGTAATTCTTGAAGTTGCTGTAACTCCAAATCGTCCGGATGCACTTTCTCATATCGGAGTTGCACGTGATCTGGCTGCAATTTTCAATCGCGATTTAAGAATACCAAGATTAGATTTTCAGGAATCACAACAGGAGATCAAACAGCTTGCAAGTGTTGAGATTGAAGATAAAATAAACTGTCCGCGTTACTCTGCCAAAGTTGTCGCAGGAATTACCATCAAAGAATCTCCTGAATGGCTGAAAAATAAATTGAAGAAAATTGGTCTAAGACCAATAAATAATGTCGTCGATGTTACGAACTTTATTCTTCATGAATTGGGACAACCGTTACATGCATTTGACCTGGATCAAGTATCGGGAAAGAAGATTGTTGTAAAAAGTCTTCAGGACCAATTAAAGTTTACAACTTTAGATTCTAAAGAAAGAATTTTACCAGCCGGAACAATGATGATATGCGATGGAAAACGTGAAGTTGCCATTGCGGGTGTAATGGGTGGAGAAAATTCCGAAGTAACAGAAACCACTAAAAACATTTTGATTGAATCTGCATATTTCAATCCGACTTCAATCAGAAGGACTTCCAAAAAGTTACAACTATCGACTGATTCATCCTACAGATTTGAAAGAGGAACCGATCCATCAAATACAGTTTATGCTGCTCAAAGAGCTGCACAGATAATTGCTTCAATAGCTGGTGGTGAAATTGCTAAAGGTATTATTGATGAATATCCAACCAAAGTCCGGCAGAAAGAAATAACTCTCCGGCTAAACCGGATGAATAAGTTGCTTGGTTATGAAGTTCCGAAATCTGAAGTGATGAGAATCTTACAAAAGCTTGGAATCAATTTGCTAAAAGATATGGGTGAATCACTCGAAGTAATTATCCCTTCTTACAGACCGGATATCGAAAGGGAAGTTGACTTAATTGAAGAAGTGGCGAGGATTGCAGGTTATGAAAAAATTCCTGTAATTGAAAAGGTGAGCATAACTCTTCATAAAAGAAAAGACGATTTTGAATTTGAAGAAAAAATAAGAGAGACAATTTTATCTCTTGGCTTTAACGAAATGGTCAACAATCCACTACGATCAGAAACTGAAGCGAAAATAACCGGTGATCCGATCGAGATAACTAATCCGCAAAGCAGGGATATGGCTTTTCTGAGGACATCTTTGGTTGTTTCAGCACTTTCTGCTGTTTCCAACAATATTAAAAAGGGTGAGAAGGATTTAGCGGTTTTTGAAATTGGAAACACATTTAAAATGTTAAAAGAAAACTTAAATGCGTTTCAGGATTTCGAGGAAAAAAAGAAATTATTACTTATTCTTTCAGGTAAAAAGAATACTAGACAGTGGTATACAGGTGAAATCGAATATGATATTTATGATTTAAAGGGCATGGTTAATTCATTTTTATCTAAAATTTCGCTTGACTATGTTTTAAATGATTCTTATAATTCAATACAAAATAAGATTTACGATTATCAATTCACCGTAAACTTTAAAGATTCAGTGTTTGGAACTGGCGGCAAGCTGAATCAGAATGTTCTTAAAATTTTTGATATAACTCAGCCAGTTTATGCGTTTGAGAGTGATTTGGAAGTGATTCAGAAGTTAACTGGATTGCGAAGAGCATTCAGCGAACTGTTAAAATACCCGAAAGTTTATCGTGATTTTGCTTTTTTATTCGATAAATCCATAAATTATTCCTCAGTAAAGGAATTTATTTTAAAAGAAAGCGATAAAATCCTAAAATCAGTTGAGTTGTTTGATCTTTTTGAATCTAAAGAGATCGGTGATGATAAGAAAAGTATGGCATTCAATTTAGAGTATTATGACTACAGCAGAACTTTAACTGATGAAGAAGTTGATAAGGATTTTCAAAATTTAATAGGTAAAGTCACAAAACAATTTAATGCAACATTGAGAGGTAAATAG
- a CDS encoding methylmalonyl-CoA mutase family protein produces the protein MVKKYSEWLKNTYTSFKSKNPERKKEFTTASFSPVKELYTPVDVSGNYDEKSGYPGEYPFTRGIQPTMYRGRFWTMRQYAGFGTAKESNERYRYLLGQGQSGLSVAFDLPTQIGYDSDDPIAYGEVGKVGVAIDTLADMEILFDKIPLDKVSTSMTINAPASVLLAMYIAVAEKQGVTRDKISGTIQNDILKEYIARGTYIYPPKPSMRLITNIFEYCSKEVPKWNTISISGYHIREAGSTAAQEVGFTLANGIAYVDAAIKAGLDVDTFGQRLSFFFNSHNDLLEEVAKFRAARRLWSKIMKERFKAKNPKSMMLRFHTQTAGSTLTAQQVDNNIVRVTIQTLAAVLGGTQSLHTNSRDEALALPTEDSVRIALRTQQVVAEESGVANTVDPLAGSYYVEAMTDLIEKEADEYIDKIDSMGGMTEAIDAGFVQNEIQKSAYKYEMEIEENERIIVGVNKYQIKEPEHKDLLKIDMKVQDEQIKFLKQIRSKRNNDEVRQKLEALRKAAEGKDNLMPFILDAVKVYASIGEICNTMRGVFGEYKEHVVI, from the coding sequence TTGGTGAAAAAGTATAGTGAATGGCTAAAGAATACGTACACAAGTTTCAAATCGAAAAACCCCGAACGCAAAAAAGAGTTTACCACCGCATCCTTTTCTCCGGTTAAGGAATTATATACTCCAGTAGATGTGTCAGGAAATTACGATGAAAAATCAGGTTACCCAGGTGAATATCCTTTTACGAGAGGAATACAACCGACAATGTATCGAGGCAGATTCTGGACAATGCGTCAGTATGCAGGTTTCGGGACTGCTAAGGAATCAAACGAAAGATATAGATATCTTTTAGGACAGGGACAGTCAGGTTTATCTGTTGCTTTTGATCTTCCAACTCAGATTGGTTACGATAGTGATGATCCGATTGCTTATGGTGAAGTTGGTAAAGTTGGAGTTGCTATCGACACACTCGCTGATATGGAAATTCTTTTCGATAAAATTCCACTTGATAAAGTATCTACATCGATGACCATCAATGCTCCTGCTTCTGTTTTACTTGCGATGTACATTGCAGTTGCTGAGAAGCAAGGTGTAACACGAGATAAAATCAGCGGTACTATTCAGAATGATATTTTAAAAGAGTATATCGCCAGAGGCACATACATCTATCCGCCAAAACCTTCGATGAGATTAATTACAAATATTTTTGAATATTGCTCAAAGGAAGTTCCAAAGTGGAATACAATTTCAATCAGCGGTTACCATATTCGTGAAGCTGGTTCGACTGCAGCGCAGGAGGTAGGATTCACTCTCGCAAATGGAATAGCATACGTGGATGCTGCAATTAAAGCCGGACTTGATGTTGATACTTTTGGTCAGCGTCTTTCATTCTTCTTCAATTCTCACAACGATTTGCTGGAAGAAGTAGCAAAGTTTCGTGCAGCCCGAAGACTGTGGTCAAAAATTATGAAGGAAAGATTCAAAGCGAAGAATCCAAAATCGATGATGTTAAGATTCCATACACAAACTGCAGGTTCAACACTTACCGCTCAGCAAGTTGATAACAATATTGTTCGAGTTACAATTCAAACATTAGCTGCAGTACTTGGCGGAACTCAAAGTCTTCATACCAATTCACGTGATGAAGCATTAGCCTTACCAACTGAAGATTCAGTAAGAATTGCATTGCGGACCCAGCAGGTTGTTGCGGAAGAAAGTGGTGTAGCAAATACTGTTGATCCGCTTGCAGGATCATACTATGTAGAAGCAATGACGGATCTTATTGAAAAAGAAGCAGATGAGTATATTGATAAGATTGATTCAATGGGTGGAATGACTGAAGCAATCGATGCAGGTTTTGTTCAAAATGAAATTCAGAAATCGGCTTACAAATATGAAATGGAAATTGAAGAGAACGAAAGGATAATCGTTGGTGTAAATAAATATCAGATAAAAGAACCGGAACATAAAGACTTGCTGAAGATTGATATGAAAGTTCAGGATGAACAAATCAAATTCCTGAAGCAGATCCGATCAAAAAGAAATAATGATGAAGTAAGACAAAAACTCGAAGCGCTTCGTAAAGCTGCTGAAGGAAAAGATAATTTAATGCCGTTCATACTCGATGCAGTAAAAGTTTATGCAAGTATCGGCGAAATCTGCAATACTATGCGTGGTGTTTTTGGTGAATACAAAGAACACGTGGTTATTTAA
- a CDS encoding dephospho-CoA kinase, producing the protein MKKLKKIRVAITGNIGSGKSTFAKFLSEEGMPVIFADDISKDILANDQSVRDQIIQVLGSNAFQGDKVNKKFIAEAIFSDSKKLKKINSILHPRVREEIDKLSQKFFTKNNIVFVEAALIYESKIEKMYDYVVLIASDLKLRMERTTQNKNLTKDEFIKREANQIDEDNKKKKADFTFSNNGTIEELKQKATLLINLLRATTK; encoded by the coding sequence ATGAAAAAGTTAAAAAAAATAAGAGTTGCAATTACGGGAAACATCGGTTCCGGCAAATCGACTTTTGCGAAATTCCTTTCAGAGGAAGGAATGCCTGTAATTTTTGCTGATGATATTTCGAAAGATATTTTAGCGAATGATCAAAGTGTAAGAGATCAAATCATCCAGGTATTGGGCTCGAATGCATTCCAGGGAGATAAAGTAAATAAAAAATTTATAGCAGAAGCAATTTTTTCGGATTCTAAAAAATTAAAAAAAATAAATTCGATTCTGCATCCGAGAGTTCGGGAAGAAATCGATAAGTTGTCGCAAAAATTCTTTACTAAAAATAATATTGTATTTGTTGAAGCCGCACTTATTTACGAATCAAAGATTGAAAAAATGTACGATTATGTTGTTTTGATTGCTTCAGATCTTAAGTTGAGAATGGAGCGGACAACTCAAAACAAGAATCTTACGAAGGATGAATTTATCAAACGCGAAGCAAACCAAATCGATGAAGATAATAAAAAGAAAAAAGCGGATTTCACTTTTTCAAATAATGGTACAATTGAAGAGTTGAAACAAAAAGCTACGCTTCTTATAAACCTGCTCAGAGCAACCACAAAATAA
- a CDS encoding translation initiation factor IF-3, which yields MNVNEDIQASKVRVIDSDGKQLGVFLIKDARRLASERGKDLVEIAPQAKPPVCKIIDFGKFRYEQQKKEKIQKKNQQVSVLKEIRSHPNTDVHDFDFKTRHAVNFLEEGNKVKATVVFKGREMAYVEQGEELLKRFLERVQDVAKVEVEPKMEGRNMSLIVVPVSKKGKKKQQ from the coding sequence ATCAACGTTAATGAAGACATCCAGGCATCCAAAGTCAGAGTGATTGATTCAGATGGAAAACAGCTTGGAGTATTTTTAATTAAAGACGCCAGAAGATTGGCGAGTGAAAGAGGAAAAGATCTTGTGGAAATTGCACCGCAGGCAAAACCTCCTGTGTGTAAGATTATTGATTTCGGAAAATTCAGATACGAACAGCAGAAGAAAGAAAAAATTCAGAAGAAAAATCAGCAGGTTTCTGTTCTTAAAGAAATTAGATCCCATCCAAATACTGATGTGCACGATTTTGATTTTAAGACAAGACACGCAGTAAATTTTTTGGAGGAAGGAAATAAAGTAAAAGCGACGGTTGTATTTAAAGGAAGAGAAATGGCTTACGTTGAACAAGGAGAAGAGTTGCTGAAAAGATTTTTGGAAAGAGTTCAGGACGTTGCGAAGGTGGAAGTGGAGCCCAAAATGGAAGGTAGAAATATGAGTTTGATTGTGGTTCCCGTTTCAAAAAAAGGAAAGAAAAAACAACAATAA